The segment taataaatatcaTGACATAAAAAGTTTGACATAAAAAGTTAAAAGGAGGAGGTAGGAGAATACTGGCGCTAAAAGCTAGGGTCTCAACTGAATGAAATTGGGGCTAGTAAATATGAGTGACTTATTGTTCTTAAATAAGTAGCTATAAGCACGGAGAGTATGTgctataataaataattataaaaaatgctAGATTGAATGCTAGTCAAGGTCAGTTTTAAGAATAAATACTAATCAAAGTgtaaaaaattcaaatttaattaaacaatattaaaagacAGTACATAAAACATGCACAGACGTGTAAAGCTCATAACGATATGGCAGACAATGCTGTGAGCTGAAGTATACAATTTCTAAATGTAGTTAATAATGCCCTTTAAATTAGCTCATAGAAAGCATATAGAAAGGAGGACAATTAAACACAATACAATAAATATACTTCAGCAGGATAGTTAGGAACATTCCAATATATACTCTGAGGCATACGTGAAGTATATAATGCAATGCAATGAGCCTAAAGTAACCAATAAGGGACACCAGTAACGCTTTATAAGACTGCACACCTAATTTGagcacacatcttgaaaaagccctgagtgaggggagaaacgcgttgatgacagTTGCTCAAGATTTCTACACTATCTGACTAACCTCCCTATAGGTCAGTGAAGTAATACGACCTAAAACTACAAGGAGAGTACCGCATTTATACAGCTTGCTAAATTACCCTCTGTCCTAGTTCTTTACCGCTGACAAGCGCTGCACTATCTCCAAGCTATTAAGAGGATCCGCAAGGCTTATACCAGCTAAGTGTCCTGACAAACAGACCGTGTCCTATTGAGAGGTCCCGCCCTACACCGCTGACAAGCGCTACACTTTCTTTAAACTACAAAGGGGACCTACACGGCTTACACCCGCTAAATGTCCTGACAACAGACACGCTTCCAGAAATTGATGACGTAAGTGGGGAAACCTGTGATACACGCCCACAAGCATCACGCATCTGACGGACAGCTGATACTCCTGGAAGTATTGTGACTATAGACAACCAGTTTCAGTCCTCTATATTCAAAGGTACCATTACCGTATGTTTAGCATGATCCAATGCACTCAGTAAGATCATCTATATAAGTCTAATATCCTCTGCATATGCTTAATACCTCTACAAGTGAACTTTTATAAATCGGCCAAAAGTGACTTTGGTTTTAATCTGTTTTATACAATATTTCTTTTTGGCTTTATTTGTAGCTTGGCCAAGTACATCTTTCCATCCCGTTTTTATTGCATTTCTgatcaatatattttatattttttgtgctttaggcTCATTGCATTGCATTATATACTTCACGAATGCCTCAGAGTATATATTGGATTGTTCCTAACTATCCTGCTGAAGTATATTTATTGTATTGTGTTTAATTGTCCTCCTTTCTATATGCTTTCTATGAGCTAATTTAAAGGGCATTATTAACTACATTTAGAAATTGTATACTTCAGCTCACAGCATTGTCTGCCATATCGTTATGAGCTTTACACTTCTGTGCATGTTTTATGTACTGTCTTTTAATATTGCTtaattaaatttgaattttttacACTTTGATTAGTATTTATTCTTAAAACTGACCTTGACTAGCATTCAATCTAGCATTTTTTATAATTATAGCACATACTCTCCGTGCTTATAGCTACTTATTTAAGAACAATAAGTCACTCATATTTACTAGCCCCAATTTCATTCAGTTGAGACCCTAGCTTTTAGCGCCAGTATTCTCCTACCTCCTCCTTTGTACTTGTAGGGTTTTTGAGAGAGGAACCCTTTTATACTCGGCATAGGGTTAGGTGTTTGGCGCCTATTCTAACTCTTTTccataaaaagttaaaagggcaagCAAGATTGCGACAGCCAGTTATTAGTTAATTGCACACAATTATTGCAAGAAAAGTGCTGTAATGAAAAATAGTGCAGTTGTTgtagattttttctttgcataagaaGTGTTATTTTACATGGAGCTGGCAATGTTATTGTGCAAAAAGGCAGAAAAACAATAATTTCTTAGAGCGATTCCTTATCTCATATATCCTGTTACAAGGGAATCCAATGCTGTATGATAGGGAAACTCTTCCAACACTGTGTTATTGCTTCGTTTAAAGGTGTCAAAAACTAGTTAAGCTATCTTTGAGCCACTCTGTTCCAGGGAGACGCCACGTCGGCGTCTAGATTGATCGCCCGTTCCTTGTTTCAGAAAGCCGGGTAAGTGGAAGAAGTCCAACGTAGCAGACTATGGTGGCCTAACTGGGCCAAAACAAGAAGCAACGCGTTTCAGATAagtcctttctcaagcttgagaaaggactTATCCGAAATGCTTGCCACAtgcttgaggtagcaataaccagccagttgtaataataataataataataataatttaacactccgcttgtaatctagccctaaataagcatGGTACAAGTTTTATGAGAAAATATCATCTAGGAATTCTCATATATCCAAAATCGTAAGGATTTTAGGTACCcagcttaaaggcacagtcaagtccaaaaaaaaaagttcatgatttaaatagggcgtgtcattttaaacaactttccaatttacttttattaccaatttagctttgttctcttggtattcttagttgcaagctaaacctaggatgttcatatgctaatttcttagaccttgaaggccacctctaatctaaatgcattttgaaagtttttcaccactagagggcattagttcatgtgtttcatatagataacattgagctcatgcacgtgactttaccgtggagtgagcactgattggctacaatgcaagtctgtcaaaagaactgaaataagggggcagtctgcagaggcttgaatacaaggtaattacagaggtaaaacatgtattattataagtgttggttatgcaaaattggggaatgggtgattaagggattatctatcttttaaaacatcaacaattctggtgttaactgtccctttaatggtaagtaTTATtgatatagttttattttattggtataGTTGTTATTATTGATATAGTTGCTATCTGTTAAACATTGCTTTTATCACAGTAAACAACcactttcaaaaatatattaattatattaattatcaTGTTCTGCAAACCCTCAGAGAATATTTACTTGCTTCTCAAAAACACCATGGGATCctgtatgtttttaataatatataaaaggCCAGTACACTGTTTTTCTCCCATACATATCTTCCAAATGcaacaaaaacttttttcttttctttatgataGTACATTTTCAACACTTTAAACAAAATTTTCTTCAAAGACCTATACATTTGTTAATAAGGTaagttgtaaatataaatatataaatatacacacattcttttatttaatattaaatagttaatatttttccttaaagggacactgaacccaagttttttatttcttgattcagatagagcatgcaattttaagcaactttctaatttagtcctattatcaatttttcttcattctcttgctaactttatttgaaaaagaaggcatctaagctttttttttattcagaactctggacagcacttttttattggtggatgaatttatccaccagtcagcaaagacaacccaggttgttcaccaaaaatgggccggcttctaaacttacattcttgcatttcaaataaagttaccaagagaatgaagaaaatttgataatatgagtaaattagaaagttgcttaaaattgcccgctctatctgaatcatgaaagaaaaaatttgggttcagtgtccctttaatttaagttataattatatttaactttgccTTATCAACATTGAAAtcaaaatataattcatatttattttacataatcACTTCTccactgcaattgtttttaaacatttaattaacATTGGCAATTCAGTAAAAACATCTGTTAATGTCATAATTGTATTAATGTATTATATGCACAATCTTAATAAAAGAAATATAGCAATAAAATATAGCAATATCACAGACAACAAATTTAACTAGGATCAAATAAATAAACAGTTAAATCTACCACAATATCTAATTTAGTTATAAACATATTtaacaatataatatatttaacatGCATTGTTCTAAAGTAGTGAATTTTGACTTTTTATGTTGAGAATGTTATAAGTATAGGCTTTTGCTATAACAAAGTTAAATTATGCAATCAAATATATATGATTAAAAAGTGTTCATTTTTTATGTGTCTATGAGAATCTACAATAACATTTTAATTtctatattttaaattgtttaaccAAATCTTCCATTGAATATAGCAATTTGTAACATTTGTTggcaaaaaaagttgtttttttggcAAACATCGGACACTtgtttataagatttttttttatgtttactatgcaaaataaataaattattgctgtTGGCTGCCTTGAAAGCTTTATAGTAGGTTGTAACCAGCTCAGTTTTATTCAGtggtaaaatataatgaatattTGTATAATATTGATGAATTGCAATCATGACTTCCCATTGTAATAACATAACCATACATTATTGGTgtataatttaaaacattaacTGACAATATATGCAGCTGgcacttaaaaaaattatgtgcACACAgtctaaatttgtattttttaggcAATAATTATTAATTGTTGCTAGTTGATCTTAGACACTCTAATAAATTAAATCTAAgtattttgtatatgaaaataTGTGATTAATTTCCTGCATTCCCATAAAATCTTGTCTAAAAGTGTAGatcattttaaagtattttttggtGAACGTGTTTGTGGTATATATTCAGGAAAATAATTAGGGAACTTTTGAGTGTGTCAAGTATATATaccactattttttttataaagcttttaaacattgcaatacaaaataataattataaaagctacatttgtaataatttttatataactaTCTGGCACTTAACATATTCAATGCAATGTAAATTACAATAATAAAGAGTGCACAGGTCCTGACAGGGCAATACAGCTATTTTTGGTATATAATTGGCGGAGCTTTGAACTGTAATATTTGCAAAATAATTATCttccaaatattttattattgttattatcatcatTCATTcataaacataacattttaaatgtttttttttttaatgcacgaCTAAACATATTTCTTTATCGAATAATGTATTTATGGCTCTTGATTAGTTCTTCAAAATGGTATTAAGGAGCAAAGTCTTTAGAACTTTTAGTGATGACCCTGGTTCACATTAAATCTGGAATGTTCCCAGTTAACACGGATTGAAACCACTAATTTAACTAACTTACTTTCAATACATTTTTAATCTGCACAGCATATACAGTCATTTGTGTCTTTGTTTAGATCTTTTGCATtaagttttttgtaaatgttttaccaGAATTGAAGATGAAGAGCCTTTCTATCTCTAAAAATGAAGGAAAACTTGACCGAAGTCACTGATTTTTTTCTACTCGGATTTCAACTCCACGGGTACAACATTTACCTTTTTTCTATCATCCTTATCGTCTATAGTATGACGCAAACTGGCAACTTCCTGATCATCATTTTGGTTTCATTCTCTCAGCGACTTCAATCTCCAATGTACTTCTTCCTCAAGCACCTTTCTATGTCTGAAGTATTGTTTACTTCAAATATTGTCCCCATCATGTTACACATTATATTGCATAAGGGCATCACAATGTCTTTTGTTAGCTGCATCACACAATTTTACCTGTACATTGCTTCAGGTAGTGTAGAGTGTTTTATTCTCACAATAATGTCATATGATCGTTATTTGGCCATCTGTAACCCATTAAACTATGCTTATATTATGGACATCTTCCTTTGCCGTAAATTGGTTCTTTCGGGTTGGATTTTGTGTTTTACATTGGTACTAATGACTGTTATTCTTATATGTCAGCTGACCTTTTGTGGTTCCAATGTAATTGATCATTTCTTCTGTGATTTTGCGCCTCTTGTAGAAATATCTTGCTCAGACACAACTATTGTGAAAATAGAAGTCTTTGTGCTCTCCATTCCAGTGGTTACCTCTACCTTTGCCTTTATTATTGTGACATACTTATGTATTTTTATTGCTATCCATCGTATTTCCTCCAATACTGGAAGGAAAAAAGCTTTCTCCACTTGCAGTTCTCATTTGGcgtctgtgtgtttgtattttgGACCCCTCATTGCTATTTATATGGTTCCATACAGGAAAAATTTAAttaatgtaaacaaaatattatctTTGTTATATACTGTGGTGACTCCATTTTTTAACCCCCTTATTTATAGTCTGAGGAACAAAGAGATCAGGGATGTtctggaaaaactttttaatataagaaaaatattcagCTAATTTGTTAATAGAGGTGTCAAGGACCATATATATCATCACCCAAAGACTGAAACAACTTTTACTAAGAGGATATGTTTAAATAATGGAATTTTACAGTTCACTTCCAATTTTTTTGCCtataaagggccatattacaagtggtacggtatttaatgctcccgctcgcatGCTAACTGCGCTAGCTTTTTGTGTGCaatgggttgtgctcatattacaagctgaaggtAAACTGCATGCAAAAAGTTAAGATATCGTGTGGCATAaacgtattcacccatagaagtcaatgaagcaagtaAAGTGAAaaaccctactcacacgcaaactaGATTGCAtaatctcaagtgcg is part of the Bombina bombina isolate aBomBom1 chromosome 6, aBomBom1.pri, whole genome shotgun sequence genome and harbors:
- the LOC128664725 gene encoding olfactory receptor 11L1-like, which produces MKENLTEVTDFFLLGFQLHGYNIYLFSIILIVYSMTQTGNFLIIILVSFSQRLQSPMYFFLKHLSMSEVLFTSNIVPIMLHIILHKGITMSFVSCITQFYLYIASGSVECFILTIMSYDRYLAICNPLNYAYIMDIFLCRKLVLSGWILCFTLVLMTVILICQLTFCGSNVIDHFFCDFAPLVEISCSDTTIVKIEVFVLSIPVVTSTFAFIIVTYLCIFIAIHRISSNTGRKKAFSTCSSHLASVCLYFGPLIAIYMVPYRKNLINVNKILSLLYTVVTPFFNPLIYSLRNKEIRDVLEKLFNIRKIFS